One genomic segment of Lewinellaceae bacterium includes these proteins:
- a CDS encoding nuclear transport factor 2 family protein, with protein MNKLILYLLLLMTACTVPTPDLEQRKQEVRDAEKAFNDLAAKEGIRTAFVQFADSSAVMLRGNQLIRGKEAIDAYYSNQTLRDVHLSWSPDFVDVAASGDLGYTYGPYSFSAVDTAGQSIESRGYFHTVWRRQSDGSWKFVWD; from the coding sequence ATGAATAAACTGATCCTATACTTACTGCTGCTGATGACTGCCTGCACGGTTCCCACTCCAGACCTGGAGCAACGAAAACAAGAGGTCCGGGATGCTGAAAAGGCATTTAATGACCTGGCAGCAAAAGAGGGTATCCGCACCGCTTTCGTTCAATTTGCCGACTCCAGCGCCGTGATGTTGCGCGGAAACCAATTGATCCGGGGAAAGGAGGCGATCGATGCTTATTACAGCAACCAGACGCTCCGCGATGTGCATTTGTCCTGGAGTCCGGATTTCGTGGATGTAGCAGCCAGCGGAGACCTGGGTTATACCTACGGACCCTACTCTTTCTCAGCCGTTGATACAGCCGGACAAAGCATCGAGTCCCGTGGCTATTTTCATACGGTATGGCGCCGGCAATCTGATGGGAGTTGGAAATTTGTGTGGGACTGA
- a CDS encoding alkaline phosphatase, whose translation MKFFWQIALWSGFAIGFNPVMQAQALENPKIKHILVIGVDGMSPDGIRNAPTPAMDQLMQRGSYSFHARAVLPSSSSPNWASMIMGAGPEQHGITSNDWEKDRYTLPFSAENEFHHFPTIFYLIYKHDPKSEIGAIYHWEGFGRLVEPEVLDFNRHEETEDLTIATACTYLREKRPDFCFIHLDHVDHAGHTFGHGSSEYYASVAKADSLISQVIRVLEQTGLRDSTLILLTADHGGTGKVHGGESLAEMEIPFILNGPGVKVGYVIESPVNTTDNAATLAWAWGLEIPYVWIGKPVKEAFEGFLAPQQSYTRGKELKTKE comes from the coding sequence ATGAAATTTTTCTGGCAAATAGCGCTATGGAGTGGTTTTGCAATAGGGTTCAATCCGGTCATGCAAGCACAAGCTCTTGAAAATCCGAAAATCAAACATATTCTGGTCATCGGTGTCGATGGTATGAGTCCGGATGGGATCAGGAATGCCCCAACACCTGCCATGGACCAATTGATGCAGCGAGGGAGCTATAGTTTTCATGCCCGGGCAGTCTTACCATCAAGTTCCTCACCCAACTGGGCATCGATGATCATGGGAGCCGGACCGGAGCAGCATGGCATCACATCCAATGACTGGGAGAAGGACCGTTATACCTTGCCCTTCAGTGCAGAGAATGAATTCCACCATTTCCCCACCATCTTTTATTTGATTTACAAACACGACCCGAAGTCGGAAATTGGAGCGATTTATCACTGGGAAGGATTTGGCCGGCTCGTAGAACCGGAAGTTCTGGATTTTAACCGGCACGAAGAGACGGAAGACCTTACGATAGCCACAGCGTGCACCTATCTCCGCGAAAAACGTCCTGATTTTTGTTTTATCCATCTTGATCACGTCGATCATGCGGGTCATACCTTTGGCCACGGCTCGTCGGAGTACTATGCTTCGGTCGCAAAGGCCGATTCCCTGATCAGCCAGGTGATCCGCGTACTGGAGCAAACGGGGCTACGCGATTCAACGTTAATTTTGTTAACCGCCGACCATGGTGGTACAGGTAAAGTTCATGGTGGGGAGTCCCTCGCCGAGATGGAAATTCCGTTTATACTTAACGGTCCCGGGGTTAAGGTAGGCTATGTCATCGAATCACCGGTCAATACCACCGACAATGCAGCCACGCTGGCCTGGGCCTGGGGCCTGGAGATTCCTTACGTGTGGATAGGCAAACCGGTCAAAGAAGCATTTGAGGGTTTCCTTGCGCCTCAGCAATCCTATACGCGGGGTAAAGAATTGAAAACCAAAGAATAG
- a CDS encoding SusC/RagA family TonB-linked outer membrane protein: MKLALQVTGVGRLLACTLFFALGIPLTVNAQFQVTGKVTDANTETPLIGVNVYQKGNLTNGTTTDVDGLFELEADAGDAILVFSYIGYTEIEIPLEHRSLISVKMTEGLTLQEAVVTALNITRDEKSLGYALQQVNGDDVSGSNSTNFVSALSGRAAGVQVVTNGQNAGSASVVIRGMSSLTSNNQPLFVVDGIPINNETDTRTSTNGISDNMHLDYGNGAAEINPDDVESVSILKGANATALYGSRAANGAVIITTKSGKGHKGIGVELSSKTTFETMLKGPEYQRVYGQGKNFQFAFADGYGNGTFDGVDESWGPRLDGRLIPQHDSPTSTGLRGGDVHGLTFTLGPNGVDLDRRGTITPTPWVDHGDPVKNFMETGHTLVNNVSFFGSNDKGNFRVSYTNFANKGIVPNTDLMRNTVSWSGDYKLSDKLTVNTKANYIRSASDNRTVNGYGTESVMYLFIWWGQQIDVRNLREYWERGLEGFQQFNYNYNYHDNPYFNMYENTNGLSKDRLIGNLSATYEIMPSLKLMVRGGTDVFSEYRFIKRAYSTQRFPNGQYREDKINFRETNVDFLLTYDKQLTDDWYVNANVGGNQMQRFNHFHSVSANKLLLPEIYSFTNADGPLVQSISRPEQQINSLYGFAQLGFRNLVYLDLTARNDWSSTLPVTNNSYFYPSASLSAILTDMFDVPSNSPLSFAKVRLGWAQVGSDTDPFRLSDPFIFGGSPWGNNATASPSNTLPNFDLKPEIQTSTEVGADVRFFHDRIGIDATYYRSVSKNQILAIDLPYTSGKTSRIINAGKIENKGVELLLSLTPVKGALRWNTMFNFGLNRNKVLELPDGVDRYVYGGNGITLVAEEGGALGDMWGTGLRKVEDPNSPYYGQVIFRNGLVQEDNTLRKLGNYNPDFTLGWNNELSYKGFNLSFLFDWRQGGDLLSRTRLIAATSGNVVETLWGREPEFGGAHPGIKDSGLSYVSSSTGETLTDGIIGDGVKEVLDGEGNVIGYAENDVIVPANAYHNNRYRRQNETEGLYDATFIKLRELRLSYSLPKSLLGATPVQDVKIALMGSNLWLWSKDFNHGDPELLSFDGGRYIPGVENATIPSARSMGFSINIGF; the protein is encoded by the coding sequence ATGAAACTTGCGCTCCAAGTGACCGGCGTAGGGCGTTTATTGGCGTGTACCCTATTTTTCGCTTTGGGTATTCCGCTGACCGTTAATGCTCAGTTTCAGGTAACCGGAAAAGTTACCGACGCCAACACCGAGACTCCCCTGATCGGAGTCAATGTCTACCAAAAAGGAAATTTAACCAATGGAACCACCACCGACGTGGATGGCCTGTTTGAACTGGAAGCAGATGCCGGAGATGCCATTCTGGTCTTCTCCTACATTGGATACACAGAAATCGAAATCCCTTTAGAGCACCGCAGCCTGATCAGCGTAAAAATGACCGAAGGGTTGACGCTCCAGGAGGCTGTTGTTACTGCGTTGAATATAACCCGTGACGAGAAGTCATTGGGCTATGCGCTGCAACAGGTCAATGGTGACGATGTGAGCGGCTCAAACAGCACCAATTTTGTCAGCGCCTTATCGGGTCGTGCTGCCGGTGTTCAGGTGGTAACGAATGGTCAGAATGCAGGCTCTGCCAGCGTGGTCATCCGTGGTATGTCCTCACTTACCAGCAATAATCAACCGCTGTTCGTAGTGGATGGTATTCCAATTAACAATGAGACGGATACCCGGACCAGTACCAACGGCATTTCAGACAACATGCACCTGGATTATGGGAATGGCGCCGCAGAGATCAATCCTGATGATGTCGAGTCTGTATCCATCCTGAAAGGTGCGAATGCAACTGCCCTTTATGGTTCCCGTGCCGCCAACGGTGCGGTGATCATCACCACCAAGTCGGGTAAAGGGCACAAGGGAATCGGTGTTGAACTCAGCTCAAAAACAACCTTTGAAACCATGCTGAAGGGTCCCGAATACCAGCGTGTTTATGGACAGGGTAAAAATTTCCAGTTTGCCTTTGCAGATGGATATGGAAATGGAACCTTCGACGGGGTGGATGAATCCTGGGGACCACGACTTGACGGGCGGCTGATTCCTCAGCACGACTCTCCGACCTCCACCGGACTGCGCGGAGGTGATGTACATGGACTGACTTTCACACTGGGACCGAATGGCGTAGATCTGGACCGTCGTGGTACCATCACTCCAACACCCTGGGTAGATCACGGTGACCCGGTGAAAAACTTTATGGAGACCGGTCATACGCTGGTGAACAACGTATCATTTTTCGGAAGCAATGATAAAGGGAACTTCCGGGTATCCTATACCAATTTTGCCAACAAAGGAATTGTCCCAAACACCGACCTGATGCGTAACACGGTGTCCTGGTCTGGAGATTATAAATTGTCCGATAAATTGACGGTTAACACCAAAGCCAATTACATCCGTTCTGCCAGTGACAACCGGACGGTCAACGGATATGGTACGGAATCGGTGATGTACCTCTTTATCTGGTGGGGTCAACAGATTGATGTCAGAAATCTACGTGAATACTGGGAGCGTGGTCTGGAAGGCTTTCAACAGTTTAATTACAACTACAATTACCACGATAATCCCTACTTCAACATGTATGAGAACACCAACGGTCTTTCCAAGGACCGTTTGATCGGTAATTTGTCCGCCACCTACGAGATTATGCCTTCCCTGAAGCTGATGGTACGTGGTGGTACCGACGTTTTCTCGGAGTACCGCTTCATCAAGCGGGCATACTCAACGCAGCGATTCCCCAATGGTCAATACCGGGAAGATAAAATCAATTTCCGTGAGACCAATGTTGACTTCCTGCTGACCTACGACAAGCAATTGACCGATGACTGGTATGTGAATGCCAACGTTGGGGGTAACCAGATGCAGCGTTTTAATCATTTCCATTCGGTGAGCGCCAACAAGTTGTTGTTGCCTGAGATATACTCCTTTACCAATGCGGATGGTCCTTTGGTTCAATCCATCAGCCGGCCGGAGCAACAGATCAATTCGCTGTATGGGTTTGCCCAGCTGGGTTTCCGTAATCTGGTTTACCTGGACCTGACCGCGCGTAACGACTGGTCATCCACTTTGCCGGTTACCAACAATTCGTATTTCTATCCATCCGCATCACTGAGTGCCATCCTCACCGACATGTTTGATGTCCCTTCCAACAGCCCGCTTTCATTCGCGAAAGTTCGGTTGGGATGGGCGCAGGTCGGTTCCGATACGGATCCTTTCCGTCTTAGTGATCCATTTATCTTCGGCGGTTCACCCTGGGGTAACAATGCGACGGCTTCACCTTCAAATACACTCCCCAACTTTGACCTGAAACCGGAAATTCAGACCAGTACGGAAGTGGGCGCCGATGTACGTTTCTTCCATGACCGGATAGGCATTGATGCTACGTATTATCGCTCGGTAAGTAAAAACCAGATCCTTGCCATAGACTTACCTTATACCTCCGGTAAAACTTCCCGGATCATCAATGCCGGTAAAATTGAAAACAAAGGGGTCGAGTTGTTATTATCGCTGACACCGGTCAAAGGGGCCCTGAGGTGGAACACCATGTTTAACTTCGGACTTAACCGTAACAAAGTACTTGAATTGCCGGACGGCGTTGATCGCTATGTTTACGGTGGCAATGGCATCACCCTGGTTGCTGAAGAAGGAGGAGCGCTTGGCGATATGTGGGGTACCGGCCTGCGTAAGGTTGAGGACCCCAATAGTCCCTATTATGGACAGGTGATATTCCGCAATGGCCTGGTTCAGGAAGACAACACCTTGCGTAAACTGGGAAATTACAACCCCGATTTCACGCTGGGCTGGAACAACGAACTTTCCTATAAAGGCTTCAATCTGAGTTTCTTGTTTGACTGGCGTCAGGGTGGAGACTTGCTATCCCGTACCCGCTTGATTGCTGCTACATCAGGCAATGTGGTCGAGACACTTTGGGGTCGTGAACCTGAATTCGGAGGGGCACACCCTGGCATCAAAGACAGTGGACTTTCGTACGTAAGTTCATCAACCGGTGAAACACTCACGGATGGTATTATTGGCGATGGAGTCAAAGAAGTGCTGGATGGTGAAGGTAATGTGATTGGATATGCTGAAAACGATGTGATCGTGCCGGCAAACGCCTACCACAACAACCGTTATCGCCGCCAAAATGAAACGGAAGGTCTGTACGATGCAACCTTCATCAAGCTGCGTGAACTCAGACTGAGTTACAGCCTGCCAAAATCATTGCTTGGTGCTACACCGGTGCAGGACGTCAAAATAGCCCTGATGGGTAGCAATCTCTGGTTGTGGTCCAAAGACTTTAACCACGGAGACCCGGAACTGCTATCATTTGATGGCGGTCGGTACATCCCGGGTGTAGAAAACGCAACCATACCATCAGCCAGAAGCATGGGTTTCTCCATCAATATCGGCTTCTGA
- a CDS encoding HAD hydrolase-like protein encodes MIRLTVFDMAGTTVDNAFSVHDAMIRAFAQFKLTIDRELANLVIAVPKPVGIHHVLNKLGIVQPDLEPQLLSAFKSEMGHYYAYDPDVQEVPGTSTVFRALKGLGIIVGLDTGFDREMADIILSRMNWQTEGLVDFTITSDEVSSGRPHPEMIHRLMDFCGIQRPDQVVKVGDTPADITQGRRAQCACVIGRLSGAFSREALLTAGADAVVSDIRDVLPIIYEAHEAVG; translated from the coding sequence ATGATACGCCTGACAGTTTTTGATATGGCCGGTACCACCGTGGATAATGCTTTTAGCGTCCATGACGCCATGATCCGGGCATTTGCACAATTTAAACTGACCATCGACCGGGAATTAGCCAATCTGGTTATCGCGGTGCCCAAACCGGTAGGCATACACCATGTACTGAATAAGCTGGGTATTGTACAGCCAGACCTGGAGCCGCAATTGCTTTCCGCCTTCAAATCGGAGATGGGACACTATTATGCTTATGACCCGGATGTACAGGAAGTGCCGGGCACCAGTACCGTTTTCCGGGCCCTGAAAGGGTTAGGCATAATCGTTGGCCTGGACACCGGCTTTGACCGGGAAATGGCAGATATCATCCTAAGCAGGATGAATTGGCAAACGGAGGGACTGGTTGATTTCACCATTACCAGCGATGAGGTAAGCTCAGGGCGGCCTCATCCGGAGATGATCCACCGGTTAATGGACTTTTGCGGCATTCAACGACCTGACCAGGTTGTGAAGGTTGGGGATACCCCAGCCGATATAACTCAGGGAAGAAGAGCCCAATGTGCTTGTGTCATTGGTCGCCTTTCAGGTGCTTTTTCCAGGGAAGCCCTGCTCACTGCAGGTGCAGATGCGGTGGTGTCGGATATCAGGGACGTGTTACCAATCATCTATGAAGCCCATGAAGCTGTGGGATGA
- a CDS encoding family 43 glycosylhydrolase produces the protein MGGITSKLIFLRHTILVLALPFHLMAQQTWMADNGNGTYSNPIFYEEFSDPDMIRVGDDYYLTGTTMHTMPGLPILHSRDLVNWELLTYAIPRLDLGPEMQLKDGQDMYGQGIWAPCFRYHNGTYYIFSNVNKHGTQLFTATNPAGPWAHQQMRARLHDVTVLFDDDGKIYAVWGYNEVKMAQLTSDLMDVIPGTEKVIVPAGSGAGEGSHIYKIDGKYFITNTNYDPVCYQVCLRADEPYGPYEVQVISAEENLGEAQRLRIFNTQEGPPFTVIHYPENYVGCIPMHQGGIVQVQSGEWWGWSMLDYNSVGRVTALSPVTWEDGWPYFGLPGNLTRTPRTWIKPHTGHSSPRQAPFERNDDFSGAGLKNVWQWNHVPQEDKWSLSERPGYLRLHTLPAESFWHARNSLTQRGIGPESMATTILETSHLQEGDITGLALLNLPYAWLGIVQSTNGKILRFFDQQTGTQIDKPIANGTIWLRVHANFEQDWSQFSYSADGKHFDGIGGKVELPYQLKTFQGVRYALFAFNDQGKEGGYADFDQMIIDEPRYLPLTQPIPYGQVITLTNLADSTIMVNWRNHLRPVEVSSPFTQDHASGFQVIDRGQGRIALQSVFSGGFVTVKGHAGMAEVRIEQTDRGDASTFQWVDMLDGSIMLMSLYNHRYLNVDPGARSLCSANASGAQPDRKGGACFSWKMQE, from the coding sequence ATGGGTGGGATTACCAGTAAATTGATTTTTCTCCGGCACACCATCCTGGTGCTGGCTCTGCCATTCCATTTAATGGCGCAGCAGACCTGGATGGCCGACAACGGTAACGGCACCTATTCCAACCCGATATTCTACGAGGAGTTTTCCGATCCGGACATGATCCGGGTTGGTGATGATTATTACCTCACCGGCACCACCATGCATACCATGCCGGGGTTGCCTATCCTGCATTCCCGGGATCTGGTCAACTGGGAATTGCTGACCTATGCCATACCACGTCTGGACCTGGGACCAGAAATGCAGTTGAAGGATGGTCAGGACATGTATGGCCAAGGTATCTGGGCGCCCTGTTTCCGGTACCACAATGGAACGTATTATATATTTTCTAATGTAAACAAACATGGTACCCAGCTTTTTACAGCTACCAACCCGGCGGGACCGTGGGCCCATCAGCAAATGCGGGCCCGCCTGCATGATGTCACAGTCCTCTTTGACGATGACGGAAAGATCTATGCCGTATGGGGCTATAATGAAGTAAAGATGGCTCAGTTGACGTCCGACCTGATGGACGTTATTCCCGGCACGGAAAAGGTAATCGTGCCAGCGGGCAGCGGAGCCGGTGAAGGCAGCCACATCTATAAGATTGACGGGAAATATTTTATTACGAATACCAATTACGATCCTGTCTGTTATCAGGTGTGCCTCCGCGCAGATGAGCCATATGGTCCCTATGAGGTCCAGGTGATCAGTGCGGAAGAAAACCTGGGAGAGGCCCAGCGTTTGCGTATTTTCAATACACAGGAAGGGCCGCCTTTTACCGTCATTCATTACCCGGAAAATTATGTAGGCTGCATTCCGATGCACCAGGGAGGTATCGTACAGGTGCAGTCCGGTGAATGGTGGGGATGGTCTATGCTGGATTACAATTCCGTAGGCCGTGTCACCGCTTTGTCGCCGGTAACCTGGGAAGATGGATGGCCGTATTTTGGGTTGCCCGGTAACCTGACCAGGACACCGCGGACCTGGATAAAACCTCATACCGGCCATTCCTCTCCACGCCAGGCTCCATTTGAACGGAACGACGATTTCAGCGGGGCAGGTCTTAAAAATGTCTGGCAGTGGAATCATGTACCTCAGGAAGATAAATGGTCCCTCTCCGAGCGACCCGGTTACCTCCGCCTGCACACTCTCCCGGCAGAAAGTTTCTGGCATGCCCGCAACAGCCTCACACAACGCGGCATCGGCCCGGAGTCTATGGCCACAACCATCCTGGAAACTTCTCACCTTCAGGAGGGTGACATTACTGGTCTGGCCTTGTTGAACCTGCCTTATGCCTGGCTGGGCATTGTTCAATCCACAAATGGAAAAATCCTGCGCTTTTTCGACCAGCAAACCGGGACACAGATCGATAAACCAATTGCCAACGGCACCATCTGGCTGCGAGTACACGCCAACTTTGAGCAGGACTGGAGTCAATTCAGCTACAGTGCCGACGGCAAGCACTTTGACGGGATCGGAGGCAAGGTGGAGCTACCCTACCAGCTGAAGACATTCCAGGGTGTACGCTATGCCTTGTTTGCCTTTAACGATCAGGGAAAGGAAGGCGGCTATGCCGATTTCGATCAAATGATCATCGATGAGCCCCGCTATCTGCCGCTTACTCAGCCCATCCCTTATGGTCAGGTGATAACTTTAACCAACCTTGCCGACTCAACAATTATGGTGAACTGGCGCAATCACCTCCGTCCGGTTGAGGTATCCAGTCCGTTCACTCAGGACCATGCATCCGGGTTTCAGGTAATTGACCGGGGTCAGGGTCGCATTGCCCTGCAATCTGTTTTCAGTGGTGGCTTCGTTACCGTCAAAGGGCACGCAGGCATGGCAGAAGTACGCATTGAGCAGACAGACCGTGGTGATGCATCGACTTTCCAGTGGGTAGATATGCTGGATGGATCTATCATGCTGATGTCCCTCTACAATCACCGTTATCTGAATGTGGATCCGGGAGCCAGGAGCCTTTGTTCGGCCAATGCCAGTGGGGCACAACCGGATCGGAAAGGTGGTGCCTGTTTCAGTTGGAAAATGCAGGAATAA
- a CDS encoding SusD/RagB family nutrient-binding outer membrane lipoprotein: MKNLIRIALIVLVVGLTSCEKFNVSNDNPDIALSIDNNPELLLTNVQRNTIRTAVGDAWSEGNLMAQYGARIVFTEFDLFNWGDQAGTWNTYYLAIRDAEVLESIAAKKDLKGYTAVSKILKAWMFQIMTDMWGDIPYTEAAKAAAEDPVYAPVYDSQESIYDNLLAELKSANDLLAASTSGIKGDILFDGDLVKWRKFANSLRLRVALRLSEVKPATAQSVISEIYANPSQYPVMSSNADNAAVTFLSANPNAHPVTEESVYRVGSYNEYRISETFENVLREFDDPRLEFFADPTANSVETGMPRVSGMQNGIVDGPAYIYKGGDAFLSKFNINYFFFQPNANQGRMMVYSEVALILAEAAQRGWITASAKDLYEAGITANFDYWNVEMPADYFSRTGVAYDDRLETIIKQKYIALFYTDFQGFIEYRRTGFPSTIKPGPDAFYTNYPSRFEYPSQEGALNKENLNAAITRQGPDEITTRVWWEK; encoded by the coding sequence ATGAAAAACTTAATTCGAATAGCATTGATCGTTCTGGTGGTGGGTTTGACCTCCTGCGAGAAATTCAATGTGTCTAACGATAACCCGGATATTGCCTTGTCCATCGACAACAATCCGGAGTTGCTGCTGACCAATGTACAGCGCAACACCATCCGCACGGCGGTAGGGGATGCCTGGAGTGAAGGCAACCTCATGGCCCAGTACGGAGCACGCATTGTTTTTACTGAATTTGACCTGTTCAACTGGGGAGACCAGGCGGGAACCTGGAATACCTATTACCTGGCTATCAGGGATGCCGAGGTTCTGGAATCCATTGCCGCGAAAAAAGATCTTAAAGGTTATACGGCAGTATCCAAGATCCTGAAAGCCTGGATGTTCCAGATCATGACGGATATGTGGGGTGATATTCCGTATACCGAAGCGGCCAAGGCAGCAGCAGAAGACCCGGTTTATGCACCGGTGTACGACAGTCAGGAATCCATCTATGACAATTTACTGGCAGAGTTGAAATCCGCCAATGATTTGCTGGCTGCCAGCACCTCGGGGATTAAAGGGGACATCCTCTTTGACGGAGATCTGGTGAAATGGAGGAAGTTTGCCAATTCCCTGCGTCTGCGGGTGGCATTGCGGCTGAGTGAGGTGAAACCGGCAACTGCCCAGTCGGTGATCAGCGAGATCTATGCCAACCCGTCCCAATATCCGGTGATGTCATCCAATGCGGACAATGCCGCAGTTACTTTCCTGTCGGCAAATCCAAATGCCCATCCGGTGACCGAAGAATCGGTTTATCGCGTGGGTTCTTACAACGAATACCGAATCAGTGAAACCTTCGAAAATGTACTACGCGAATTCGACGATCCCCGCCTGGAATTTTTTGCCGATCCCACCGCAAACTCTGTAGAGACCGGGATGCCACGTGTTTCCGGGATGCAAAATGGTATCGTGGACGGGCCTGCCTACATCTACAAAGGAGGTGATGCTTTCCTGTCCAAGTTCAATATCAATTATTTCTTCTTTCAGCCCAATGCGAATCAGGGCCGGATGATGGTCTATTCAGAGGTAGCACTTATCCTGGCCGAGGCGGCCCAGCGGGGATGGATTACGGCATCTGCCAAGGACCTGTATGAAGCCGGCATCACTGCCAACTTCGATTATTGGAATGTGGAAATGCCAGCAGACTATTTCAGCCGGACCGGAGTGGCCTATGATGATCGTTTGGAGACCATTATTAAGCAAAAGTACATTGCGCTGTTTTACACCGATTTCCAGGGATTCATCGAATACCGCCGCACCGGATTTCCGAGCACCATCAAGCCGGGACCGGATGCATTTTACACCAATTACCCCAGCCGCTTCGAATATCCTTCACAGGAAGGGGCACTAAATAAAGAAAACCTGAATGCTGCAATAACAAGGCAGGGTCCGGACGAAATAACCACCAGAGTCTGGTGGGAAAAATAG
- a CDS encoding TIGR03364 family FAD-dependent oxidoreductase — protein MTLHTPNVANYDLLIVGGGILGTFHAYHALRKGLKVVLLEKDGLPRGATVRNFGQVVPSGMNAKWQPLGRKSLEIYQSIQRQFDISARKNGSLYLASDEDEMTLLEEMFSIHQERGYPCALWTATHCLHHLAALRDDYCVGGLYYPEEITLEPTLAIHRVLHHLQSRYGLHYRPNTPVLHLDTIGNNIVAEDITGTSWKASQAIVCTGADFNHLFPHLFAEAPLELCKLHMMQTRSYHDVFLPGSILSGLTIRRYESFHECPSYASIKSKEADHSLLKEFGIHILFKQALDGSLIIGDSHEYAPIAERHLLDYQIDNQIQNAILQEAQKLFQLPDWTIERQWYGIYTQCTEGDIFETSLGDRIHIITGIGGKGMTASPGYSEQTIERLWN, from the coding sequence ATGACACTTCATACACCTAATGTTGCTAATTATGACCTTTTAATCGTAGGGGGTGGTATTCTGGGTACATTCCATGCTTACCACGCCCTGCGTAAAGGGTTGAAGGTTGTTCTCTTGGAGAAAGACGGATTGCCTCGTGGAGCTACGGTCCGCAATTTCGGTCAGGTGGTGCCCTCGGGTATGAATGCGAAGTGGCAGCCCCTGGGCCGCAAAAGCCTGGAGATTTATCAGTCCATCCAACGGCAATTTGATATCTCAGCCCGTAAGAATGGCAGTTTATACCTGGCTTCTGACGAAGATGAAATGACACTACTGGAGGAAATGTTTTCCATTCACCAGGAGCGGGGATACCCCTGTGCCTTGTGGACTGCCACGCATTGCTTACATCATTTGGCTGCCTTAAGGGACGATTATTGCGTTGGCGGGCTGTATTATCCGGAAGAAATAACGCTTGAGCCTACCCTGGCCATTCACCGTGTCCTGCACCATCTGCAGTCCCGGTATGGACTTCACTACCGGCCCAATACCCCGGTCCTGCACCTGGACACCATTGGTAATAACATAGTTGCTGAAGATATCACAGGAACCAGTTGGAAGGCAAGTCAGGCCATTGTTTGCACGGGTGCAGACTTCAATCATTTGTTTCCACACCTCTTTGCGGAAGCTCCTCTGGAATTGTGTAAGCTGCATATGATGCAGACGCGATCGTATCATGATGTATTCCTGCCAGGATCCATCCTCTCCGGGTTAACCATCCGGCGTTATGAAAGTTTCCATGAATGTCCATCCTATGCATCCATCAAATCGAAGGAAGCAGATCATAGCCTGCTGAAAGAGTTCGGCATCCATATCCTGTTTAAGCAGGCACTGGATGGATCTTTGATCATCGGTGATTCCCACGAATATGCTCCGATAGCAGAGCGTCATTTATTGGATTACCAGATCGATAACCAAATTCAGAATGCAATTCTGCAGGAGGCCCAAAAGCTATTTCAACTACCGGACTGGACCATTGAGCGGCAATGGTATGGTATTTACACCCAGTGCACGGAAGGAGATATCTTTGAGACATCCCTTGGAGACCGCATTCACATCATCACGGGTATCGGTGGCAAAGGCATGACTGCGAGCCCTGGGTACAGCGAGCAAACCATTGAACGATTATGGAATTGA
- a CDS encoding HAD hydrolase-like protein — MELIRDRIRLVVMDMAGTTVRDLHEVEAAFAQAALHSGLHMTSEEIRAVQGWSKRYVFETYWARQLGHRDEQWSDRVTASYDLFKELLEHHYRTQPIFPTDGCLETLQYLQDHRIAVGLTTGFYRQVTDIILQRLGWLQELDENYLGPAGFWIQSSIASDEVSAGRPAPDMILRTMERLQIDDPGQVVNIGDTPSDIESGRRAGVFLNLAVSNGTHTEAQLTPHQPDRVLSRLDDLITLLNTPVA, encoded by the coding sequence ATGGAATTGATCAGAGACCGCATAAGACTGGTTGTTATGGATATGGCCGGGACCACCGTCCGTGACCTGCACGAGGTTGAAGCTGCCTTTGCCCAGGCTGCACTACACAGCGGATTGCATATGACGTCGGAGGAAATCCGCGCAGTCCAGGGTTGGTCAAAGCGGTATGTATTTGAGACCTATTGGGCACGTCAACTTGGCCATCGTGATGAACAATGGTCTGACCGCGTGACGGCAAGCTATGATTTGTTCAAAGAGCTGCTCGAACACCATTATCGGACACAACCCATTTTCCCAACCGATGGTTGTCTGGAAACCTTGCAATATTTACAGGATCACCGGATTGCGGTGGGTTTAACCACCGGATTCTACCGGCAGGTGACCGACATTATCTTGCAGCGGCTTGGGTGGTTGCAAGAGCTGGATGAAAATTATCTGGGGCCTGCAGGCTTCTGGATACAGTCCAGCATTGCCAGTGATGAGGTAAGCGCCGGCAGACCCGCTCCGGATATGATCCTCAGGACCATGGAGCGGCTGCAAATTGATGATCCGGGACAGGTAGTGAATATCGGCGATACTCCGTCCGACATCGAATCCGGCCGCCGGGCAGGGGTTTTTCTAAACCTGGCGGTAAGCAATGGAACCCACACGGAGGCTCAGCTTACTCCACATCAGCCGGACCGGGTTCTTTCACGGTTGGATGATTTGATCACCCTGTTAAATACGCCCGTAGCATGA